One window of the Lepidochelys kempii isolate rLepKem1 chromosome 23, rLepKem1.hap2, whole genome shotgun sequence genome contains the following:
- the LOC140902150 gene encoding uncharacterized protein isoform X6 produces MPRMAPSPLTEQPAYNSQVGAVSLPFTSCAGHGARRSRDHIPGYLPLLSGSPFGLEENAPGGEAAPGADPSALPRQLAAAEDQRDLQVVHGAAGQVRPGVHGAPGPAAGGGAVRARGGEGGPGGPGRGVQRQRGAGVHRPEFPWFRGGFGQRATVAAAAPVLPRHPEGLRHGEAVHRGADPGGGPVPAGGVPENQRADVAMATKHLPGTHPPAGRTILPILQKGKPRHRARGRDSSGRTGVAEGAAFPGLPFDPIFFLSRTVSNVISAVVFGSRFDYEDETFLSLLRMINESFIEMSTPWAQLYDMYSCVMQYLPGPHHRIYHLIEDLKAFVAQRVTINQASLDPSAPRDFIDCFLIQMEKQADSVVTRCPSPLSADPREAFHRPAGPPRLLVMTRLWWAAAVSVSGGSAQVSDRPLQGRLSTAPSCVRLPQEKQNPNSEFNTKNLVLTTLNLFFAGTETVSSTLRYGFLLLMKHPGVEGAPGNRPGHRPGPRSRQRGPDEDALHGRGDPRDPEGDGYRAHGGAAHRDPGHPVPGVHPPQGH; encoded by the exons TTGGCGCTGTCTCTTTGCCATTCACCAGCTGCGCTGGCCATGGAGCTCGGCGGAGCCGTGACCATATTCCTGGCTATTTGCCTCTCCTGTCTGGTTCTCCTTTCGGCCTGGAAGAAAATGCACCAGGGGGGGAAGCTGCCCCCGGGGCCGACCCCTCTGCCCTTCCTCGGCAACTTGCTGCAGCTGAAGACCAACGGGACCTTCAAGTCGTTCATGGCG CTGCGGGACAAGTACGGCCCGGTGTTCACGGTGCACCTGGGCCCGCGGCGGGTGGTGGTGCTGTGCGGGCACGAGGCGGTGAAGGAGGCCCTGGTGGACCAGGCCGAGGAGTTCAGCGGCAGAGGGGCGCTGGCGTCCATCGACCGGAATTTCCATGGTTTCG GGGTGGCTTTGGCCAACGGGCAACGGTGGCGGCAGCTGCGCCGGTTCTCCCTCGCCATCCTGAGGGACTTCGGCATGGGGAAGCGGTCCATCGAGGAGCGGATCCAGGAGGAGGCCCAGTTCCTGCTGGAGGAGTTCCGGAAAACCAGAG GGCTGATGTCGCCATGGCAACCAAGCACCTCCCGGGTACTCACCCTCCCGCGGGCAGGACGATtctccccattttgcagaaggggaaaccgaggcacagagcgagAGGAAGGGACTCATCCGGTCGCACAGGAGTGGCAGAGGGAGCAGCCTTCCCAG GTTTGCCCTTTGACCCGATCTTCTTCCTGAGCCGCACGGTCTCCAACGTCATCAGCGCCGTCGTCTTCGGGAGCCGCTTCGACTACGAGGACGAGACGTTTCTCTCCCTGCTGCGCATGATCAACGAAAGCTTCATAGAGATGAGCACGCCCTGGGCCCAG CTCTACGACATGTACTCCTGCGTCATGCAGTACCTGCCTGGGCCCCACCACCGCATCTACCACCTCATCGAGGACCTCAAGGCCTTCGTCGCCCAGCGGGTGACGATCAACCAGGCCTCGCTAGACCCCAGCGCCCCGCGGGACTTCATTGACTGCTTCCTCATCCAGATGGAAAAG CAGGCTGACTCTGTGGTGACCCGATGCCCCAGCCCGCTCTCTGCCGACCCCCGGGAAGCGTTCCACAGACCCGCCGGCCCGCCCCGGCTCCTTGTCATGACGCGTCTCTGGTGGGCTGCCGCAGTGTCCGTGTCAGGAGGCAGCGCACAGGTGTCCGACAGACCCCTGCAGGGACGGTTATCCACCGCCCCTTCCTGTGTCCGGCTCCCCCAGGAAAAGCAAAACCCCAACAGCGAATTCAACACCAAGAACTTGGTGCTGACCACGCTCAACTTGTTCTTCGCTGGCACGGAGACCGTCAGCTCCACCCTGAGATACGGGTTCCTGCTCCTCATGAAACACCCGGGCGTCGAAG GTGCACCAGGAAATAGACCAGGTCATCGGCCGGGACCGCGTTCCCGCCAGCGAGGACCGGATGAAGATGCCCTACACGGACGCGGTGATCCACGAGATCCAGAGGGTGACGGATATCGTGCCCATGGGGGTGCCGCACACCGTGATCCGGGACACCCAGTTCCGGGGGTACACCCTCCCCAAG GGCACTGA
- the LOC140902150 gene encoding cytochrome P450 2G1-like isoform X1: MPRMAPSPLTEQPAYNSQVGAVSLPFTSCAGHGARRSRDHIPGYLPLLSGSPFGLEENAPGGEAAPGADPSALPRQLAAAEDQRDLQVVHGAAGQVRPGVHGAPGPAAGGGAVRARGGEGGPGGPGRGVQRQRGAGVHRPEFPWFRGGFGQRATVAAAAPVLPRHPEGLRHGEAVHRGADPGGGPVPAGGVPENQRADVAMATKHLPGTHPPAGRTILPILQKGKPRHRARGRDSSGRTGVAEGAAFPGLPFDPIFFLSRTVSNVISAVVFGSRFDYEDETFLSLLRMINESFIEMSTPWAQLYDMYSCVMQYLPGPHHRIYHLIEDLKAFVAQRVTINQASLDPSAPRDFIDCFLIQMEKQADSVVTRCPSPLSADPREAFHRPAGPPRLLVMTRLWWAAAVSVSGGSAQVSDRPLQGRLSTAPSCVRLPQEKQNPNSEFNTKNLVLTTLNLFFAGTETVSSTLRYGFLLLMKHPGVEEKVHQEIDQVIGRDRVPASEDRMKMPYTDAVIHEIQRVTDIVPMGVPHTVIRDTQFRGYTLPKGTDVFPLLGSVLRDAKYFSNPEEFNPGHFLDENGRFKKNKAFVPFSSGKRVCLGEAMARMELFLYFTTILQSFSLKPLLPPEDIDVSRKVSGFGNVPPTYEMCLVPR, from the exons TTGGCGCTGTCTCTTTGCCATTCACCAGCTGCGCTGGCCATGGAGCTCGGCGGAGCCGTGACCATATTCCTGGCTATTTGCCTCTCCTGTCTGGTTCTCCTTTCGGCCTGGAAGAAAATGCACCAGGGGGGGAAGCTGCCCCCGGGGCCGACCCCTCTGCCCTTCCTCGGCAACTTGCTGCAGCTGAAGACCAACGGGACCTTCAAGTCGTTCATGGCG CTGCGGGACAAGTACGGCCCGGTGTTCACGGTGCACCTGGGCCCGCGGCGGGTGGTGGTGCTGTGCGGGCACGAGGCGGTGAAGGAGGCCCTGGTGGACCAGGCCGAGGAGTTCAGCGGCAGAGGGGCGCTGGCGTCCATCGACCGGAATTTCCATGGTTTCG GGGTGGCTTTGGCCAACGGGCAACGGTGGCGGCAGCTGCGCCGGTTCTCCCTCGCCATCCTGAGGGACTTCGGCATGGGGAAGCGGTCCATCGAGGAGCGGATCCAGGAGGAGGCCCAGTTCCTGCTGGAGGAGTTCCGGAAAACCAGAG GGCTGATGTCGCCATGGCAACCAAGCACCTCCCGGGTACTCACCCTCCCGCGGGCAGGACGATtctccccattttgcagaaggggaaaccgaggcacagagcgagAGGAAGGGACTCATCCGGTCGCACAGGAGTGGCAGAGGGAGCAGCCTTCCCAG GTTTGCCCTTTGACCCGATCTTCTTCCTGAGCCGCACGGTCTCCAACGTCATCAGCGCCGTCGTCTTCGGGAGCCGCTTCGACTACGAGGACGAGACGTTTCTCTCCCTGCTGCGCATGATCAACGAAAGCTTCATAGAGATGAGCACGCCCTGGGCCCAG CTCTACGACATGTACTCCTGCGTCATGCAGTACCTGCCTGGGCCCCACCACCGCATCTACCACCTCATCGAGGACCTCAAGGCCTTCGTCGCCCAGCGGGTGACGATCAACCAGGCCTCGCTAGACCCCAGCGCCCCGCGGGACTTCATTGACTGCTTCCTCATCCAGATGGAAAAG CAGGCTGACTCTGTGGTGACCCGATGCCCCAGCCCGCTCTCTGCCGACCCCCGGGAAGCGTTCCACAGACCCGCCGGCCCGCCCCGGCTCCTTGTCATGACGCGTCTCTGGTGGGCTGCCGCAGTGTCCGTGTCAGGAGGCAGCGCACAGGTGTCCGACAGACCCCTGCAGGGACGGTTATCCACCGCCCCTTCCTGTGTCCGGCTCCCCCAGGAAAAGCAAAACCCCAACAGCGAATTCAACACCAAGAACTTGGTGCTGACCACGCTCAACTTGTTCTTCGCTGGCACGGAGACCGTCAGCTCCACCCTGAGATACGGGTTCCTGCTCCTCATGAAACACCCGGGCGTCGAAG AAAAGGTGCACCAGGAAATAGACCAGGTCATCGGCCGGGACCGCGTTCCCGCCAGCGAGGACCGGATGAAGATGCCCTACACGGACGCGGTGATCCACGAGATCCAGAGGGTGACGGATATCGTGCCCATGGGGGTGCCGCACACCGTGATCCGGGACACCCAGTTCCGGGGGTACACCCTCCCCAAG GGCACTGACGTGTTCCCCTTACTGGGCTCTGTCCTACGGGACGCGAAATACTTCAGCAACCCAGAAGAATTCAACCCGGGGCATTTCCTGGATGAGAATGGCCGTTTTAAGAAGAACAAGGCTTTCGTGCCGTTCTCCTCAG GGAAGCGGGTGTGCCTGGGCGAGGCCATGGCCCGCATGGAGCTCTTCCTGTACTTCACCACGATCCTGCAGAGCTTCTCGCTgaaacccctcctgcccccagaggACATCGACGTCAGCCGGAAAGTGAGTGGGTTCGGGAACGTGCCCCCCACGTACGAGATGTGCCTGGTCCCTCGCTGA
- the LOC140902150 gene encoding cytochrome P450 2G1-like isoform X8 produces MATKHLPGTHPPAGRTILPILQKGKPRHRARGRDSSGRTGVAEGAAFPGLPFDPIFFLSRTVSNVISAVVFGSRFDYEDETFLSLLRMINESFIEMSTPWAQLYDMYSCVMQYLPGPHHRIYHLIEDLKAFVAQRVTINQASLDPSAPRDFIDCFLIQMEKQADSVVTRCPSPLSADPREAFHRPAGPPRLLVMTRLWWAAAVSVSGGSAQVSDRPLQGRLSTAPSCVRLPQEKQNPNSEFNTKNLVLTTLNLFFAGTETVSSTLRYGFLLLMKHPGVEEKVHQEIDQVIGRDRVPASEDRMKMPYTDAVIHEIQRVTDIVPMGVPHTVIRDTQFRGYTLPKGTDVFPLLGSVLRDAKYFSNPEEFNPGHFLDENGRFKKNKAFVPFSSGKRVCLGEAMARMELFLYFTTILQSFSLKPLLPPEDIDVSRKVSGFGNVPPTYEMCLVPR; encoded by the exons ATGGCAACCAAGCACCTCCCGGGTACTCACCCTCCCGCGGGCAGGACGATtctccccattttgcagaaggggaaaccgaggcacagagcgagAGGAAGGGACTCATCCGGTCGCACAGGAGTGGCAGAGGGAGCAGCCTTCCCAG GTTTGCCCTTTGACCCGATCTTCTTCCTGAGCCGCACGGTCTCCAACGTCATCAGCGCCGTCGTCTTCGGGAGCCGCTTCGACTACGAGGACGAGACGTTTCTCTCCCTGCTGCGCATGATCAACGAAAGCTTCATAGAGATGAGCACGCCCTGGGCCCAG CTCTACGACATGTACTCCTGCGTCATGCAGTACCTGCCTGGGCCCCACCACCGCATCTACCACCTCATCGAGGACCTCAAGGCCTTCGTCGCCCAGCGGGTGACGATCAACCAGGCCTCGCTAGACCCCAGCGCCCCGCGGGACTTCATTGACTGCTTCCTCATCCAGATGGAAAAG CAGGCTGACTCTGTGGTGACCCGATGCCCCAGCCCGCTCTCTGCCGACCCCCGGGAAGCGTTCCACAGACCCGCCGGCCCGCCCCGGCTCCTTGTCATGACGCGTCTCTGGTGGGCTGCCGCAGTGTCCGTGTCAGGAGGCAGCGCACAGGTGTCCGACAGACCCCTGCAGGGACGGTTATCCACCGCCCCTTCCTGTGTCCGGCTCCCCCAGGAAAAGCAAAACCCCAACAGCGAATTCAACACCAAGAACTTGGTGCTGACCACGCTCAACTTGTTCTTCGCTGGCACGGAGACCGTCAGCTCCACCCTGAGATACGGGTTCCTGCTCCTCATGAAACACCCGGGCGTCGAAG AAAAGGTGCACCAGGAAATAGACCAGGTCATCGGCCGGGACCGCGTTCCCGCCAGCGAGGACCGGATGAAGATGCCCTACACGGACGCGGTGATCCACGAGATCCAGAGGGTGACGGATATCGTGCCCATGGGGGTGCCGCACACCGTGATCCGGGACACCCAGTTCCGGGGGTACACCCTCCCCAAG GGCACTGACGTGTTCCCCTTACTGGGCTCTGTCCTACGGGACGCGAAATACTTCAGCAACCCAGAAGAATTCAACCCGGGGCATTTCCTGGATGAGAATGGCCGTTTTAAGAAGAACAAGGCTTTCGTGCCGTTCTCCTCAG GGAAGCGGGTGTGCCTGGGCGAGGCCATGGCCCGCATGGAGCTCTTCCTGTACTTCACCACGATCCTGCAGAGCTTCTCGCTgaaacccctcctgcccccagaggACATCGACGTCAGCCGGAAAGTGAGTGGGTTCGGGAACGTGCCCCCCACGTACGAGATGTGCCTGGTCCCTCGCTGA
- the LOC140902150 gene encoding cytochrome P450 2G1-like isoform X3 codes for MPRMAPSPLTEQPAYNSQVGAVSLPFTSCAGHGARRSRDHIPGYLPLLSGSPFGLEENAPGGEAAPGADPSALPRQLAAAEDQRDLQVVHGAAGQVRPGVHGAPGPAAGGGAVRARGGEGGPGGPGRGVQRQRGAGVHRPEFPWFRGGFGQRATVAAAAPVLPRHPEGLRHGEAVHRGADPGGGPVPAGGVPENQRSAGLPFDPIFFLSRTVSNVISAVVFGSRFDYEDETFLSLLRMINESFIEMSTPWAQLYDMYSCVMQYLPGPHHRIYHLIEDLKAFVAQRVTINQASLDPSAPRDFIDCFLIQMEKQADSVVTRCPSPLSADPREAFHRPAGPPRLLVMTRLWWAAAVSVSGGSAQVSDRPLQGRLSTAPSCVRLPQEKQNPNSEFNTKNLVLTTLNLFFAGTETVSSTLRYGFLLLMKHPGVEEKVHQEIDQVIGRDRVPASEDRMKMPYTDAVIHEIQRVTDIVPMGVPHTVIRDTQFRGYTLPKGTDVFPLLGSVLRDAKYFSNPEEFNPGHFLDENGRFKKNKAFVPFSSGKRVCLGEAMARMELFLYFTTILQSFSLKPLLPPEDIDVSRKVSGFGNVPPTYEMCLVPR; via the exons TTGGCGCTGTCTCTTTGCCATTCACCAGCTGCGCTGGCCATGGAGCTCGGCGGAGCCGTGACCATATTCCTGGCTATTTGCCTCTCCTGTCTGGTTCTCCTTTCGGCCTGGAAGAAAATGCACCAGGGGGGGAAGCTGCCCCCGGGGCCGACCCCTCTGCCCTTCCTCGGCAACTTGCTGCAGCTGAAGACCAACGGGACCTTCAAGTCGTTCATGGCG CTGCGGGACAAGTACGGCCCGGTGTTCACGGTGCACCTGGGCCCGCGGCGGGTGGTGGTGCTGTGCGGGCACGAGGCGGTGAAGGAGGCCCTGGTGGACCAGGCCGAGGAGTTCAGCGGCAGAGGGGCGCTGGCGTCCATCGACCGGAATTTCCATGGTTTCG GGGTGGCTTTGGCCAACGGGCAACGGTGGCGGCAGCTGCGCCGGTTCTCCCTCGCCATCCTGAGGGACTTCGGCATGGGGAAGCGGTCCATCGAGGAGCGGATCCAGGAGGAGGCCCAGTTCCTGCTGGAGGAGTTCCGGAAAACCAGAGGTCTGCGG GTTTGCCCTTTGACCCGATCTTCTTCCTGAGCCGCACGGTCTCCAACGTCATCAGCGCCGTCGTCTTCGGGAGCCGCTTCGACTACGAGGACGAGACGTTTCTCTCCCTGCTGCGCATGATCAACGAAAGCTTCATAGAGATGAGCACGCCCTGGGCCCAG CTCTACGACATGTACTCCTGCGTCATGCAGTACCTGCCTGGGCCCCACCACCGCATCTACCACCTCATCGAGGACCTCAAGGCCTTCGTCGCCCAGCGGGTGACGATCAACCAGGCCTCGCTAGACCCCAGCGCCCCGCGGGACTTCATTGACTGCTTCCTCATCCAGATGGAAAAG CAGGCTGACTCTGTGGTGACCCGATGCCCCAGCCCGCTCTCTGCCGACCCCCGGGAAGCGTTCCACAGACCCGCCGGCCCGCCCCGGCTCCTTGTCATGACGCGTCTCTGGTGGGCTGCCGCAGTGTCCGTGTCAGGAGGCAGCGCACAGGTGTCCGACAGACCCCTGCAGGGACGGTTATCCACCGCCCCTTCCTGTGTCCGGCTCCCCCAGGAAAAGCAAAACCCCAACAGCGAATTCAACACCAAGAACTTGGTGCTGACCACGCTCAACTTGTTCTTCGCTGGCACGGAGACCGTCAGCTCCACCCTGAGATACGGGTTCCTGCTCCTCATGAAACACCCGGGCGTCGAAG AAAAGGTGCACCAGGAAATAGACCAGGTCATCGGCCGGGACCGCGTTCCCGCCAGCGAGGACCGGATGAAGATGCCCTACACGGACGCGGTGATCCACGAGATCCAGAGGGTGACGGATATCGTGCCCATGGGGGTGCCGCACACCGTGATCCGGGACACCCAGTTCCGGGGGTACACCCTCCCCAAG GGCACTGACGTGTTCCCCTTACTGGGCTCTGTCCTACGGGACGCGAAATACTTCAGCAACCCAGAAGAATTCAACCCGGGGCATTTCCTGGATGAGAATGGCCGTTTTAAGAAGAACAAGGCTTTCGTGCCGTTCTCCTCAG GGAAGCGGGTGTGCCTGGGCGAGGCCATGGCCCGCATGGAGCTCTTCCTGTACTTCACCACGATCCTGCAGAGCTTCTCGCTgaaacccctcctgcccccagaggACATCGACGTCAGCCGGAAAGTGAGTGGGTTCGGGAACGTGCCCCCCACGTACGAGATGTGCCTGGTCCCTCGCTGA
- the LOC140902150 gene encoding cytochrome P450 2G1-like isoform X4, whose amino-acid sequence MPRMAPSPLTEQPAYNSQVGAVSLPFTSCAGHGARRSRDHIPGYLPLLSGSPFGLEENAPGGEAAPGADPSALPRQLAAAEDQRDLQVVHGAAGQVRPGVHGAPGPAAGGGAVRARGGEGGPGGPGRGVQRQRGAGVHRPEFPWFRGGFGQRATVAAAAPVLPRHPEGLRHGEAVHRGADPGGGPVPAGGVPENQRADVAMATKHLPGTHPPAGRTILPILQKGKPRHRARGRDSSGRTGVAEGAAFPGLPFDPIFFLSRTVSNVISAVVFGSRFDYEDETFLSLLRMINESFIEMSTPWAQLYDMYSCVMQYLPGPHHRIYHLIEDLKAFVAQRVTINQASLDPSAPRDFIDCFLIQMEKEKQNPNSEFNTKNLVLTTLNLFFAGTETVSSTLRYGFLLLMKHPGVEEKVHQEIDQVIGRDRVPASEDRMKMPYTDAVIHEIQRVTDIVPMGVPHTVIRDTQFRGYTLPKGTDVFPLLGSVLRDAKYFSNPEEFNPGHFLDENGRFKKNKAFVPFSSGKRVCLGEAMARMELFLYFTTILQSFSLKPLLPPEDIDVSRKVSGFGNVPPTYEMCLVPR is encoded by the exons TTGGCGCTGTCTCTTTGCCATTCACCAGCTGCGCTGGCCATGGAGCTCGGCGGAGCCGTGACCATATTCCTGGCTATTTGCCTCTCCTGTCTGGTTCTCCTTTCGGCCTGGAAGAAAATGCACCAGGGGGGGAAGCTGCCCCCGGGGCCGACCCCTCTGCCCTTCCTCGGCAACTTGCTGCAGCTGAAGACCAACGGGACCTTCAAGTCGTTCATGGCG CTGCGGGACAAGTACGGCCCGGTGTTCACGGTGCACCTGGGCCCGCGGCGGGTGGTGGTGCTGTGCGGGCACGAGGCGGTGAAGGAGGCCCTGGTGGACCAGGCCGAGGAGTTCAGCGGCAGAGGGGCGCTGGCGTCCATCGACCGGAATTTCCATGGTTTCG GGGTGGCTTTGGCCAACGGGCAACGGTGGCGGCAGCTGCGCCGGTTCTCCCTCGCCATCCTGAGGGACTTCGGCATGGGGAAGCGGTCCATCGAGGAGCGGATCCAGGAGGAGGCCCAGTTCCTGCTGGAGGAGTTCCGGAAAACCAGAG GGCTGATGTCGCCATGGCAACCAAGCACCTCCCGGGTACTCACCCTCCCGCGGGCAGGACGATtctccccattttgcagaaggggaaaccgaggcacagagcgagAGGAAGGGACTCATCCGGTCGCACAGGAGTGGCAGAGGGAGCAGCCTTCCCAG GTTTGCCCTTTGACCCGATCTTCTTCCTGAGCCGCACGGTCTCCAACGTCATCAGCGCCGTCGTCTTCGGGAGCCGCTTCGACTACGAGGACGAGACGTTTCTCTCCCTGCTGCGCATGATCAACGAAAGCTTCATAGAGATGAGCACGCCCTGGGCCCAG CTCTACGACATGTACTCCTGCGTCATGCAGTACCTGCCTGGGCCCCACCACCGCATCTACCACCTCATCGAGGACCTCAAGGCCTTCGTCGCCCAGCGGGTGACGATCAACCAGGCCTCGCTAGACCCCAGCGCCCCGCGGGACTTCATTGACTGCTTCCTCATCCAGATGGAAAAG GAAAAGCAAAACCCCAACAGCGAATTCAACACCAAGAACTTGGTGCTGACCACGCTCAACTTGTTCTTCGCTGGCACGGAGACCGTCAGCTCCACCCTGAGATACGGGTTCCTGCTCCTCATGAAACACCCGGGCGTCGAAG AAAAGGTGCACCAGGAAATAGACCAGGTCATCGGCCGGGACCGCGTTCCCGCCAGCGAGGACCGGATGAAGATGCCCTACACGGACGCGGTGATCCACGAGATCCAGAGGGTGACGGATATCGTGCCCATGGGGGTGCCGCACACCGTGATCCGGGACACCCAGTTCCGGGGGTACACCCTCCCCAAG GGCACTGACGTGTTCCCCTTACTGGGCTCTGTCCTACGGGACGCGAAATACTTCAGCAACCCAGAAGAATTCAACCCGGGGCATTTCCTGGATGAGAATGGCCGTTTTAAGAAGAACAAGGCTTTCGTGCCGTTCTCCTCAG GGAAGCGGGTGTGCCTGGGCGAGGCCATGGCCCGCATGGAGCTCTTCCTGTACTTCACCACGATCCTGCAGAGCTTCTCGCTgaaacccctcctgcccccagaggACATCGACGTCAGCCGGAAAGTGAGTGGGTTCGGGAACGTGCCCCCCACGTACGAGATGTGCCTGGTCCCTCGCTGA
- the LOC140902150 gene encoding cytochrome P450 2G1-like isoform X2: MGGCIELSVRPHTPHLPPPPPHARLSRWVWLVRVCRLLVATKQDLAKAQGFKALQAWQHLAAALAMELGGAVTIFLAICLSCLVLLSAWKKMHQGGKLPPGPTPLPFLGNLLQLKTNGTFKSFMALRDKYGPVFTVHLGPRRVVVLCGHEAVKEALVDQAEEFSGRGALASIDRNFHGFGVALANGQRWRQLRRFSLAILRDFGMGKRSIEERIQEEAQFLLEEFRKTRGLPFDPIFFLSRTVSNVISAVVFGSRFDYEDETFLSLLRMINESFIEMSTPWAQLYDMYSCVMQYLPGPHHRIYHLIEDLKAFVAQRVTINQASLDPSAPRDFIDCFLIQMEKQADSVVTRCPSPLSADPREAFHRPAGPPRLLVMTRLWWAAAVSVSGGSAQVSDRPLQGRLSTAPSCVRLPQEKQNPNSEFNTKNLVLTTLNLFFAGTETVSSTLRYGFLLLMKHPGVEEKVHQEIDQVIGRDRVPASEDRMKMPYTDAVIHEIQRVTDIVPMGVPHTVIRDTQFRGYTLPKGTDVFPLLGSVLRDAKYFSNPEEFNPGHFLDENGRFKKNKAFVPFSSGKRVCLGEAMARMELFLYFTTILQSFSLKPLLPPEDIDVSRKVSGFGNVPPTYEMCLVPR; the protein is encoded by the exons CTGCGCTGGCCATGGAGCTCGGCGGAGCCGTGACCATATTCCTGGCTATTTGCCTCTCCTGTCTGGTTCTCCTTTCGGCCTGGAAGAAAATGCACCAGGGGGGGAAGCTGCCCCCGGGGCCGACCCCTCTGCCCTTCCTCGGCAACTTGCTGCAGCTGAAGACCAACGGGACCTTCAAGTCGTTCATGGCG CTGCGGGACAAGTACGGCCCGGTGTTCACGGTGCACCTGGGCCCGCGGCGGGTGGTGGTGCTGTGCGGGCACGAGGCGGTGAAGGAGGCCCTGGTGGACCAGGCCGAGGAGTTCAGCGGCAGAGGGGCGCTGGCGTCCATCGACCGGAATTTCCATGGTTTCG GGGTGGCTTTGGCCAACGGGCAACGGTGGCGGCAGCTGCGCCGGTTCTCCCTCGCCATCCTGAGGGACTTCGGCATGGGGAAGCGGTCCATCGAGGAGCGGATCCAGGAGGAGGCCCAGTTCCTGCTGGAGGAGTTCCGGAAAACCAGAG GTTTGCCCTTTGACCCGATCTTCTTCCTGAGCCGCACGGTCTCCAACGTCATCAGCGCCGTCGTCTTCGGGAGCCGCTTCGACTACGAGGACGAGACGTTTCTCTCCCTGCTGCGCATGATCAACGAAAGCTTCATAGAGATGAGCACGCCCTGGGCCCAG CTCTACGACATGTACTCCTGCGTCATGCAGTACCTGCCTGGGCCCCACCACCGCATCTACCACCTCATCGAGGACCTCAAGGCCTTCGTCGCCCAGCGGGTGACGATCAACCAGGCCTCGCTAGACCCCAGCGCCCCGCGGGACTTCATTGACTGCTTCCTCATCCAGATGGAAAAG CAGGCTGACTCTGTGGTGACCCGATGCCCCAGCCCGCTCTCTGCCGACCCCCGGGAAGCGTTCCACAGACCCGCCGGCCCGCCCCGGCTCCTTGTCATGACGCGTCTCTGGTGGGCTGCCGCAGTGTCCGTGTCAGGAGGCAGCGCACAGGTGTCCGACAGACCCCTGCAGGGACGGTTATCCACCGCCCCTTCCTGTGTCCGGCTCCCCCAGGAAAAGCAAAACCCCAACAGCGAATTCAACACCAAGAACTTGGTGCTGACCACGCTCAACTTGTTCTTCGCTGGCACGGAGACCGTCAGCTCCACCCTGAGATACGGGTTCCTGCTCCTCATGAAACACCCGGGCGTCGAAG AAAAGGTGCACCAGGAAATAGACCAGGTCATCGGCCGGGACCGCGTTCCCGCCAGCGAGGACCGGATGAAGATGCCCTACACGGACGCGGTGATCCACGAGATCCAGAGGGTGACGGATATCGTGCCCATGGGGGTGCCGCACACCGTGATCCGGGACACCCAGTTCCGGGGGTACACCCTCCCCAAG GGCACTGACGTGTTCCCCTTACTGGGCTCTGTCCTACGGGACGCGAAATACTTCAGCAACCCAGAAGAATTCAACCCGGGGCATTTCCTGGATGAGAATGGCCGTTTTAAGAAGAACAAGGCTTTCGTGCCGTTCTCCTCAG GGAAGCGGGTGTGCCTGGGCGAGGCCATGGCCCGCATGGAGCTCTTCCTGTACTTCACCACGATCCTGCAGAGCTTCTCGCTgaaacccctcctgcccccagaggACATCGACGTCAGCCGGAAAGTGAGTGGGTTCGGGAACGTGCCCCCCACGTACGAGATGTGCCTGGTCCCTCGCTGA